In the genome of Myxococcus virescens, the window GCCTGCCCGGCTGGCCGGTCACCGCCTCTGGATGGAAAACTCCAGTCGCTCGGCAGCATGCGCGCAGGCCACCCGGAGGCGGTCGGGGTTGAGGAAGAAGGCCACGGGGCGCGAACGGCCCGACTCCAGGGCCTGAAAGGCCCGGCGGTACTCGGCGGCAGCCTCAACGGTGCGCCGGCACTGCTCCAGGAGCAGCCCGAGCAGATACCGGGCGGCGGCATGGTCCGGGTCCAGCGTCAGGCAGCGACGCAGGTCCTGCTCCGCCACGGCGTCGGAGACACCCGAGGCGGCGCCATCCAGCACGCAGGCGAAGAGGAGGTCTGCTTCCGCGCAGGCCTCCGGGCTGGGCTCGGGCGCGGTGGCCACGGCCCCCCGGACGTCCCCCACCTCCAGGGGCGCCGGGACCGAAAGCCCATGGGGAGCCTCGGTGCGAGCGCGCTCAGGGGCTCGGCCCGGGGGCAGGGTCGTGCCACGCTTCCTTGAAGGTGACGCAGCGCCGTTCCAGGAGCGCGGGGCTGGCGACGGCTCGGACGCCCCTTCCTCCGGCCGGACGTAGAAGAAGGCCTGCTCGCCGCGCCGCACACGGAGCGTTGCCGGCACCCGGAGCAGCGGCTCGGACGCGGACAGCACCAGCGCGCCGCCGGGCGCCAGGCTCCCCGCGAGCGCCTCCACGGTGCGCTGGAAGGCCTCCGCGGTGAAGTAGATGAGGACGTTGCGGCAGAAGATGACGTCGAAGCCGCCTCCGCCGGGCGCCACCGGATACGGCGACTCCATCAGGTTGTGGCACTGGAAGCTCGCACGCTCCCGCAGTGCGGGCGTCAGGGCTTCTTTCGCGCCGGACCGGACGAAGTACCGCGAGCGCAGCTCCGGTGGGACGCGGCGCAGCTGCTCCCGGCCGTACGCCAGCCACCGCGCACGGCGCAGCGTGTCCCCGGCGATGTCCGTCCCCAACACCGTGCTGTCCGGGTCGGCCCCTGCCTCCGCGAGCAGGACGAGCAGCGTGGCCACCTCCTCGCCCGTGGCGCAGCCCGCGCTCCAGACGCGCAGGGGCCGCCGATTCCTCGCCACCAGTGGGGTGAGGACCTGCGCTCGAAACGCGGCGAGCTGCACCTCGTCGCGGAAGAGGTCCGTCTTGTTCACCACCACCGCGGCGATGAGGTCCTCCAGGTCCGTCACGCCCGACGGGGACTGGAGGAACATCAGGTACTGGTGCGGCGTGAGGCCCTGGCTGCGCGCCGCCAGCCGCTCATCCAGCCGGCGGACCTGAGGGCCGCTCAGGGCCATCCCCGTCCGCGCCGACAGGAAGGCGCGCACTCCGGACCATGGCGCGCCGTCAGCCACCCGGGCTCAGCGTCCCACCGAGAGGGACTCTCCCCGCGCCAGTCGCACCAACGTCGAAGCGACTTCGTCACCGTGGATGAGGTGGTCCACCGCCTTCCGCTCCACCGCCGCGCCCGGCATGCCGAACACCACGCAGGACTCCTCGTTCTGCGCCACCGCCAGTCCGCCCGCCTGCTTGATGGCCAGCAGGCCATCCGCGCCATCCGCGCCCATGCCCGTCAGCACCAGGCCCACCGCGCGCCGACCATAGGTGCGAGCGGCGCTCTCCAGCAGCACCGTGCCGGACGGCATGTGCCCATCCCGCTCCACGCCCAGCTTGATCCCCACGCGTCCCCGGAAGGGGATGACGGTGTGCTGCCCCGGCGGAGCGATGAGGACGTGCCCCGGCATCAGCGGCTCTCCGTCCTGCGCCAGCCGCACCTTCAACTTGCTGGCCCCGGCCAGCCACCCCGCCAGGGACTCCGCGAAGGCGGCGTTGATGTGCTGGACGATGACGATGGGCGCCGGGAAGTCCGCGGGCAGCTCCGACAGCATCTTGAAGAGCACCTGGGGCCCGCCCGTGCTCGCCGCCACCACCACCACGCCCATGGACACCGCTGGCAGCACCGACGTGGCCACCCGGGGCGGCAACAACGGGCCGCGCTGGGGCCGGCGCAGGTGGCGGATGACACGCACCGAGGACAGCAGCCGGATTTCGCGAACCAGGTTCCACGCGTCCGGCCCGGCGTCGATCGCAGGCTTGATTTGCAGGGCGAGCGCGCCCAGCTCCAGCGCGCGGTACGTCAGCTCCGGCGCCTGTGAGCGCGGGTCCGCCGTGAGCACCAGGATGGGCGTGGGGCACTCGGCCATGATGTGCTCGGTGGCCGTGAGCCCGTCCATGACGGGCATGTCCACGTCCATGGTGATGACGTGGGGACGCAGCTCCTTGGTCATCTCCACAGCCTGCTTGCCGTCCGCGCAGGTGCCCACGACTTCGATATCGGGGTCCTTGCTCAGCGCCTCGCAGATGAGCTGTCGGCAGATGAGGGAGTCATCGACCACCAGCACCGACACTTTCTTGCCCATGCCCTGTCCATACCCCGTGCGCGAGCCCGGGAGTATAGCCAATGCAGGGGCCTGTCAGCCCAGCAGTCGCCGCACCACATCCATCAGGTTGCCCTGGGCGGTGTCGCCAGCCCCCGCGCCGCCGGTCCTCCTCCCCCCACGGGTGGTGAAGGCTGACCACCGGGAGCCTCGAATGGACGGGGTGCCCCTCATACTTCGTGGTGTTGAGGCTCGAGCCGCCACGGCCAAGAGAATCCGCCCCCCCTGCCGCGCACCTCCTGGGCGCGTGGCCGGGGCTGGCGGGCACGCCATGGGGCTGCGCAGCCTCTCCACCGGCCGGGCTCGCTGCTCGATCAGCCCTCCGTCAGCGGCCCGCCTCCGCTCCGACTCGCACCCTCAATATGGTTTTTTCCATCCTATATAGATAAGCGGGGAAGTCATTGACCCGATGCGCGGGAGCCGGGATACCGCCGTCCGACCCCTCTGCCGCTCGAAAGGAGCGCATCTTGGTCCGGCGATTTCTTCCCTTCCTCCTCCCGCTGGTGCTGGTGGCGTCCACGGCCACGGCGCAGACCACCCCCACCTCCATCACCTTCGATGGCGATTGGAACGAGACGCCGTCGGTGGAGCTGATTCCCGTGGGCGGGCAGGTGGTCGTCAACTACGACATCAGCCGCTTGCCGCAGTGCCGGGGCACCACCTCCTCGGGCAACCCGACCTGGACCATCACCGGCCACGTCCAGGTGAACCGCGGCCCGGTGGTGAGCTTCTGGGTGGCCGGCCACGCGCCGGACGGCAACCCCACCCAGCGCACCCTGCATCTCCCGGCGGGGTTGAGCGGCGCCCTCGTGATGTGGTTCGACATCTCGAGCCAGGGCTGCCAGGCCTGGGACTCCAACCACGGGAACAACTACCACTTCGCCATCGGCGCGCCGACCCTCTCCTTCAACGCGAACTGGGACGAGGCGGTAGCGGGCACGCTGCGCGCCGGCGAGCAGTTCATCGTCAACTACGACGTGGCCCGCCTGCCCGAGTGTCGCGCGACATACAACGGCCCGGCCTGGGCGATTGTCGCGCAGTACCGCTTCGACAACGGCCCCATCCACGAGACGGCCGTCACCGGCTCCGGCTGGTCCGTGCCGACGGCCATCACCGCTCCGGCCGGCGCCCGCCACCTGGAGATGTGGTTCCGCAACACGGACCGCAGCTCCTGCGTGAGCTACGACAGCGACTACGGCTCCAACTATCACTTCGCCGTGGAGTGAGCCGCACCTGCTGGGTCGCGACCGGCTGCAGTGTCATCACGTTCGAGACCGCAGGCGGCGGCGTGGTGGACCCGGAGCCGAATCAACCCATCCTCATCGGCACCGCCGAGGGAGAGCGGAAGTTCAAGGTCCGCTTCTCCTGAGGCGCGCCCCTTCGGGCCAGTGCAGCGAAGACCGGGAGGGCGCGCGGACGGTCGGAACTCTGTCGACTTAAGGTTGAACCGTCATGTTCAGGCGACGTGCAATCGCGGCGGCGAGTTCAGCGATCGAAAGCCATAGGTTGCGATTGGAACTGAAGCCGGAGCTGACAGAGAGCACGGCGTGCGTGCCTCTGGGCACCAGGCGAGTGAGCCCTTCATCCGGATTCGACGCGAGGATTGAACCATCGCTGTAAACGCACGCATCCACGTACCGTTCGGTGAGCGATTCGACGGGCGACCAGCTGCCGCCGTCCCAGCAGGCCGAGGTGCACGTCCCCACCAGGATCAACGCGTCTGAGGAAGTACCTGCAAAGGCAGAGGGGCCCTCGACGCCGGTCCTGAGCACCGTGGCCCCGCCGCGGTTCCAGCGAACGCATTCGCCTTCCGCTGCCAGCCAAAGCTCGCCGCCACTTCGGAAGATGGCCTCGTACCAGGAGTGTTCGGCGCTGGCGCCGTCTGGAATCTCGACCGGAACCATTTGCGAGCCTTCGAGCCGAAGCAGTTTCACGTTCGAGCCCGTCAGCCAGACCCCCTCGGCGTCGACCCACAAGCCATAGCCCACTCCGAAATCGGGCGAAGGGATTCGACTCCACTGAGCCCCGTCCCAATGAAAGACAACCCCTTCTCCGACTGCCCATACGTCTCGCGCATGGCGACCGGAGACCCGATGAAGCGGAACGCCCGCCCCCGTCTCCACGCGCGTCCAGCCGCTGGGACCGAGGTGATACGTCTCGTCCCCCACGACCCACGCCACTCCCGGCTCTGGAGACCAGAGATCGTCGAGGAATCCTTCGGACACGCGGGGCCCGTCGTGAACGGCCACGCCGTCCCACCGGCTCACCACTCCGTCGTCGCGCAGCATCAGCACGTCGTCTCCGGAGCGCGAGAGCGCGATGTAACCTCGCTCATCCGGAAAGTGTCGGAGGACCTCGAAGCCACGCTGAGCTGAGGGGATGACGCTGAAGTGAATCTCGCCCCAGCGCTCCCCTTCGTCCGGGGCCCGTTCCGATTCACCCGGTTGCACCTCGAGTGCGCTGCGCGGCAACTTGACGAGCAAGCGGGTCACACCGGCTCCGCGCTTGAACTCGACTTCGAGTCCTCCGCGCGCTTCTGCCTCCTGGCTGGCTGCCTTGACGAACGCCGCAGTGTGGAGCGTGTCGTCGTATCGAACCCACCTCACGTCGTAACCCATCGGACTGGTCCTCGAGCGCGGTGGGTTTGATCGACACCGCCGCGATGGCTCGGCAGTCTACCTACCGGCCTGCCCCCGTCAGCGGCCCTCCTCGCCTCCTCTGCTCCAACCCTCACCCTCAACCCGCATGGCTTCCATCCCGCCGACACGCCGGCGGGGTACAGCCAATGCAGGGGCCTGTCAGCCCAGCAGTCGCCGCACCACATCCACCAGGTCCTGGCGCACCAGGTCGCCCTTGGTGATGTAGCCGTCCACCCCGGCCGCCAACCCCCGCCGCCGGTCATCCTCCCCGCCACGGGTGGTGAGGATGACCACCGGGAGCCTCGAATGGACGGGGTGCCCCTTCAGGCGCCGGGCCAGTTCCAGGCCGTTCACCCCCGGCATCTCCAGGTCCGTGACGACCAGGTCCACGGGATGAGACTCCAGGACCTCCAGGGCCTCCGCGCCGTCCGAGGCGATGACGGTGTCGTACCCCACCGCCTCCAGCAGGTTGGCGATGAGCTCCCGGGTGAGGGGCGAGTCATCCACCACCAAAATGCGGCGCCGCCGGGCCTCGGGACCGGGCTCCACCGATGGGGGAGGACGCGGCAAGGCATTGCCTTGGTGAGCGCTGGCGGTGAGGAAGGCCGCCGAGAGCACCATGGCCAGGCGCCCATCCGCCAGGGACGTGGCCCCGGTGAGGTGGCCGAAGCGGCCCAGAATGCCCTTCAAGGGGAGGATGGCCTGGACCCGCTCCTCCAGGACGCGGTCCACCACCAGCGCCGCCGCGCCGCTCTGGCTCTTCACCACCAGGGCAAGCTCACCCTCGCGAGCGGGCCGCGGAGGCCCCAGCCCCAGCAGTGACGACAGCGGGGCCAGCGGCAGGACCCGGCCTTCCACCAGGAGCGACGGGCGGCCGGCCACCTCGCATTGGTCAACCGAGTCCACCTTCAGCGCCCGCGAGACATGGGTGGCGCTCAGGGCCAGCGTCTCCGTCCCCACCTGGATGAAGAGCAGCGGGGCCACGGTGAGGGAGACGGGGACGCGCAGCTCGAAGATGGTGCCCCAGCCCGGCGCAGACTCCACCCCGACGTCGCCGCCCAGGGCCTGGATGGAGGTGCGGACCGCGTCCAACCCCACGCCCCGGCCCGACAGGTCGGTGACGACGTCCCGCGAGGTGAAGCCCGGCAGGAAGATGAGCTCGCGGGCCGCGGCGTCCGACAGGGCGTTGGCGGCGCTCTCGTCGAACAGCCCCCTGCGCACGGCCACCTTGCGGAGTTGGACGGGGTCCACGCCCATGCCGTCGTCCTCGACACGGAGGTTGATGCGGTTGCCCTCTCGAGCGGCACGCAGCGTGAGACAGCCACGCGGCTTCTTGTCCGCCGTGACGCGGTCCACCCGCGTCTCCAGTCCGTGGTCCAGGGCGTTGCGGACCAGGTGCATCAACGGCTCGCGAAGCGCCTCCACGACGGCGCGGTCGGCGCGAGTGTCCTCGCCATCGACGACCAGCTCCACCTCCTTGCCCAGCGCGCGGGACAGGTCGCGCACCATGCGCGGGTAGGGCTCGAAGAGGACGGAGAGCGGCAGCATGCGCAGCGTCTGCACCTCCTCCACCAACATGCCCAGGTCGCGCAGTTCCGCGTTGGAAAGCAGCTTCGACTCGCGGTGGAGGACCGCGGCCATCTCCTTGGCCGAACCCAACCGTGCCGCCAGCGCGGCGCCCGCGGGCCCCAGGTCTTCCGCCTCGCGAGCAAGCTGGCTCAGCTCACGGGCCAGGGCCAGGCGCCGGGCATTGGCCAGCTCCCGGCGACGCGCCACCTGCGTGAGGTTGGTGACGGCGCTGGTGAGCAGGTCCAGGCTCTCCACGCCGATGCGCACCGCGGTGTCCGGACGTGACTCGGGCTGTCGGGGTGCCGTGAGGCCGTTGGCCCCCTGCACCGATGGAGCCGAGGAGGCCGCCCGGGCTCCCGCCCCGGAGGACGCCGCGGCGCCAGAGGCTTGCGGAGAGACGAGGCTGGGCATCGCGCTCCGGCCCGGTGGAGGCACGTGAGGCCGGGTCCCCTCCGCGACGGGGACCGTCAACAGCCGCCCCGGAGAAGCCCCCGGGTTCGTCTGCACGGCGGAGGGGGGGCCACCTTGGGCGCCTACGCGGCCAGCGGCCTCCGGAGTCGCGGGGGCTCCTTCTGCGGGCGCGAGGCTTCCGGGCGGCAGCCGCACCGACTCGGAGCGGACGCACTCCTGCAACCACGCGACGAGCCGCTCCACCGCGGGCGGCGGCTCATCGGCGGCCTGCGTCCCGGAGAACACGAGCACGGCGTCCGCCGTGGTCAGCAACGCATCCGTGGACGCGGGTGAGAGCGCGTAGCGCAAGGGCTCGGTGCAGCGGACCAGCTCCTCCATCTCGTGCACCAGCACGTTGACGTCATCGAAGCCCATCATCCGGGCTTCCCCCTTCAAGCCGTGCAGCTCTCGCAGCACGCCCCGCCCCGCCTCCGCGCTGGCGCCAGACTCCAGCTCCATCAAGGACCGGGTGATGCGCTCCAGGCGCACCGTCACCAGGTCCCGGAACTGCCTGAGCAGGCGCTCGCTCGGGGTCACCCGCCCTCCTCCCCCAGCGGCTCCTGGCCAATCTGGAAGCGCTCCACCACGCCCTGCAGGTCCCTGGCGAGCACGAGCAGGTCCGTGTTCGCCGTCGTCACCTGCTTGGTGGCGTTGAGGCTCTGCTGGGTGATGCGGAGGATGTCCGCCATCGTGTCGGCGAGCTGGTCGGTGCCCATCTGCTGCTGCTGCGTGGCCAGGGAGATGCTGCGCACCGCGTAGGACGTCTGCCCGGCCAGGTCGACAATCTGCCGCAGCGACTCGGACACCTGCTGCGCCAGCGTGGTGCCCGTCTCCACCGCGCGCACGCCGCCCTCGGTGGCGGACACGGCCGCGGCGGAGGCCTCGCGCACCTCCTCGATGAGCCCCTCAATCTCCTTCGTGGACTCCAGCACGTTCTCCGCCAGCCGCCGCATCTCCGCCGCCACCAGCGAGAAGCCCCGGCCCACCTCACTGGCCTTGGTGCCCTCCAGCTCGGCGTTGAGCGCCAGCAGCTCCGACTTGTCAGCGACGCCGTTGATGAACTCGACGATCTTGCCAATCTGCTGCACGCGCTTGTTGAGCCGCACCACGGCGGAGGAGATGGCGCCGTTGTCCTGGCGCATGCGCGCCATGGAGCCCAGGAAGGCCTCCGCGCTCCCCTGCCCCTGCTGCGCCGCGCCCAGCGTGCGCTGGGCAATCTCCGCCACCGAGCCCGCGTTCTCGGCGATCTGCCGCGCCGAACGCGCCAGCTCCTCCGTGGTAGCGCTCGTCTCGTCCAGCGAGCTGGCCTGCTCCGTCGCGCCCGCTTCGTAGCGTCCCGACGTGGTGAGAATCTCCTCCGTGGTCGCCGAAATCTGCGCGCCCGCCCGCTGCAACTGCGACATCACGTCCGCCAGATGCACGCGCATGGTGGTGAACGCCGCGGAGACGTCCCAGACCTCGTCCTCCGCGGGCACCACGCGCGGGCTGGCCAGGTCTCCCTCGGCGATGCGCTTCGCCTCGCGCGACAGCTCCCGGAGGGGCTTCCCCAGCATGGTGCCGCCCAGGTAGGCGGCCGTCAGCGCCAGCGCGAAGACGAGCAGCACCAGCCCTCCGCCCTGCGTCAGCGCCTCGACTCGAAGCTCCTGCGCCAACATCACCTGACGGCTGACGTCCCGCTCCGCCATGAGCCGGGTGAAGATGTGGTTGCTCAGCGCCGACGCGAGCTGCGCGGACAGCACCGCGGGCGTCATCACCGCCACGAAGGCGAAGGCCGCCAGCCGCGCACGCAGCTCCGCGCGCCGGGGCATGGCCTCGATGAGCTGCGCGTGCGTCATGCCCAGCTCCGCCAGCCACAGCACCACCTTGCGCGAACGAAGCACGACGAGGCAGTACACGAGCAGCGCGGTCAACGGCCCGAAGAGCAGGCCCAGCGCGGCGATGCGAGCGGCCACCGCCAACTCCACGCCCACGCCCAGCCACATGCACGCGCCCAGGGCCAGCGTGGTGACCAGCCACAGTCCCAGCGAGCCCAGGAAGGCCTCGTCCGGCGCGCGCGTCACCTCCGCCACCGCCGACGCCAGCGTCCGCGGCGTGGTGGGCACATCCCCACGCTCCAGCCCGCGCAGGGTGCGCTGCCGTCCCAGGGACACAGCGGCCCCCGACACCAGCGCCGTCGCGCAGAGCGCGCCGCCCAGGATGCCCATCAAGCCCATCCGGCCCGCCAGCGGCTCGGCGAGGGTGAGCGAGGCGAAACGCAGGCTGAGCGCCGCACCCACCAGGTTCGCCAGCGGGACGGGCGCCATGAGATGCCGGCTGAAGGAGGCCCGCCTGGGGCCCTTCTGCGCGCTCACGCGTCACCTCCCGGCCCGACGTGGAAGCGCTCCACCGCGTCTTTCAAATCACGCGCCAGGGTGGACAGGTCGGCGTTGGCCGCCGCCATTTGCTTGGTGGCCGCGAAGTTCTGCTCGGTGACGCGGAGGATGTCGCCCATGGCCGCCGCCAGCTGGTCCGTTCCCGTCTGCTGCTGCTGCGTGGCCAGGGAGATGCTGCGCACCGCGTGGGACGTCTGCCGGGCCAGCTCCAGGATGAGGCTCAGGCTTTCGTCCACCTGCGCGGCCAGCACCGTGCCCGCGTCCGTCGTCTTCAGCCCCGCCTCGGTGGCCATGACCGCGGCGTGCGTCGCATCGCGAATCTCCGCGATGAGCTGCTCAATCGCCTTCGTGGAACGGATGACGTTCTCCGCCAGGCGCCGCATCTCCGCGGCCACCAATGAGAAGCCGCGGCCCACCTCGCCCGCCTTGGTGCCTTCCAACTCGGCGTTGAGCGCCAGCAGGTCGGACTTGTCGGCAATTTCGTTGATGAACTCCACCACCTTGCCAATCTGCTGCACGCGCTTGTTGAGCCGCACCACCGCGTCCGCGATGGCCTGGTTGTCCTCCTTCATGCGCTGCATCGCGCCCAGGAAGGCGGCGGCGCCTCGCTGTCCCGTCTGCGCGGCGGCGAAGGTCGTCTCGGCGATGGCGGACACCGACTCCGCATTGCCGGCAATCTGTTGCGCCGAGCGTGCCAGCTCCTCCGTGGTGGCGCTCGTCACGTTGAGCGACGCGGACTGCTCATCCGCGCCGGACTCCTGCTCACCGGACGTGGCCACCAGCTGCTCGGTGGTGGTTGAAATCTGGAGGCCCGCGCGCCGCAGCTGTGCCAGCGCCTGCCCCAGCTGCGTCTGCATCTGCGCGAAGGCGGCGGAGGTGGCCCACACCTCGTCCTCCGCGGCGATGATGCGCGGCGGGCGGAAGTCGCCCTGGGCGATGCGCGTGGCGTCCTCGGTGATGGAGCGCAGCGGCTCGGCGATGACGGCGCCGCCCACATAGGCCGTCATCATCACCAGCACCGCGACCAATCCAGCCACCGCGAGCCCGCTCGTCTCACTGGCCCGTCCCGCCACGTCGCGCTGCACGTGGGCTGGCGCGCCCACCATCGCATCCACCGCGTCCATCGCCCGCGTCACCGACGCGTCGAGGATGAAGAAGGACGGGCTGAGCACGGCGATGGCGGTGAAGAGCACCATCCGCCGGCGGATGTGCAGGCGGCGCGGCGGCGCCGTGGCCACCACCTCCAGCGGGGACAAGCC includes:
- a CDS encoding methyl-accepting chemotaxis protein; translated protein: MTVPGGMRGLARWTARPALLGSSMGTVLVLLHCQLTGTVPEGTWGPFLLLVGVALSLALWFTGVHGRRALRVLYALGEGRLPSTHEALLKALLEARSFPERSFAFVLQCWLLASLGVALVFVPLVGGTWMLGMRLALMGLFLGPLSALFVYLMVARRARKAVELVAAQGLSPLEVVATAPPRRLHIRRRMVLFTAIAVLSPSFFILDASVTRAMDAVDAMVGAPAHVQRDVAGRASETSGLAVAGLVAVLVMMTAYVGGAVIAEPLRSITEDATRIAQGDFRPPRIIAAEDEVWATSAAFAQMQTQLGQALAQLRRAGLQISTTTEQLVATSGEQESGADEQSASLNVTSATTEELARSAQQIAGNAESVSAIAETTFAAAQTGQRGAAAFLGAMQRMKEDNQAIADAVVRLNKRVQQIGKVVEFINEIADKSDLLALNAELEGTKAGEVGRGFSLVAAEMRRLAENVIRSTKAIEQLIAEIRDATHAAVMATEAGLKTTDAGTVLAAQVDESLSLILELARQTSHAVRSISLATQQQQTGTDQLAAAMGDILRVTEQNFAATKQMAAANADLSTLARDLKDAVERFHVGPGGDA
- a CDS encoding methyl-accepting chemotaxis protein codes for the protein MSAQKGPRRASFSRHLMAPVPLANLVGAALSLRFASLTLAEPLAGRMGLMGILGGALCATALVSGAAVSLGRQRTLRGLERGDVPTTPRTLASAVAEVTRAPDEAFLGSLGLWLVTTLALGACMWLGVGVELAVAARIAALGLLFGPLTALLVYCLVVLRSRKVVLWLAELGMTHAQLIEAMPRRAELRARLAAFAFVAVMTPAVLSAQLASALSNHIFTRLMAERDVSRQVMLAQELRVEALTQGGGLVLLVFALALTAAYLGGTMLGKPLRELSREAKRIAEGDLASPRVVPAEDEVWDVSAAFTTMRVHLADVMSQLQRAGAQISATTEEILTTSGRYEAGATEQASSLDETSATTEELARSARQIAENAGSVAEIAQRTLGAAQQGQGSAEAFLGSMARMRQDNGAISSAVVRLNKRVQQIGKIVEFINGVADKSELLALNAELEGTKASEVGRGFSLVAAEMRRLAENVLESTKEIEGLIEEVREASAAAVSATEGGVRAVETGTTLAQQVSESLRQIVDLAGQTSYAVRSISLATQQQQMGTDQLADTMADILRITQQSLNATKQVTTANTDLLVLARDLQGVVERFQIGQEPLGEEGG
- a CDS encoding DUF6209 family protein, whose translation is MVRRFLPFLLPLVLVASTATAQTTPTSITFDGDWNETPSVELIPVGGQVVVNYDISRLPQCRGTTSSGNPTWTITGHVQVNRGPVVSFWVAGHAPDGNPTQRTLHLPAGLSGALVMWFDISSQGCQAWDSNHGNNYHFAIGAPTLSFNANWDEAVAGTLRAGEQFIVNYDVARLPECRATYNGPAWAIVAQYRFDNGPIHETAVTGSGWSVPTAITAPAGARHLEMWFRNTDRSSCVSYDSDYGSNYHFAVE
- the cheB gene encoding chemotaxis-specific protein-glutamate methyltransferase CheB gives rise to the protein MGKKVSVLVVDDSLICRQLICEALSKDPDIEVVGTCADGKQAVEMTKELRPHVITMDVDMPVMDGLTATEHIMAECPTPILVLTADPRSQAPELTYRALELGALALQIKPAIDAGPDAWNLVREIRLLSSVRVIRHLRRPQRGPLLPPRVATSVLPAVSMGVVVVAASTGGPQVLFKMLSELPADFPAPIVIVQHINAAFAESLAGWLAGASKLKVRLAQDGEPLMPGHVLIAPPGQHTVIPFRGRVGIKLGVERDGHMPSGTVLLESAARTYGRRAVGLVLTGMGADGADGLLAIKQAGGLAVAQNEESCVVFGMPGAAVERKAVDHLIHGDEVASTLVRLARGESLSVGR
- a CDS encoding CheR family methyltransferase: MADGAPWSGVRAFLSARTGMALSGPQVRRLDERLAARSQGLTPHQYLMFLQSPSGVTDLEDLIAAVVVNKTDLFRDEVQLAAFRAQVLTPLVARNRRPLRVWSAGCATGEEVATLLVLLAEAGADPDSTVLGTDIAGDTLRRARWLAYGREQLRRVPPELRSRYFVRSGAKEALTPALRERASFQCHNLMESPYPVAPGGGGFDVIFCRNVLIYFTAEAFQRTVEALAGSLAPGGALVLSASEPLLRVPATLRVRRGEQAFFYVRPEEGASEPSPAPRSWNGAASPSRKRGTTLPPGRAPERARTEAPHGLSVPAPLEVGDVRGAVATAPEPSPEACAEADLLFACVLDGAASGVSDAVAEQDLRRCLTLDPDHAAARYLLGLLLEQCRRTVEAAAEYRRAFQALESGRSRPVAFFLNPDRLRVACAHAAERLEFSIQRR
- a CDS encoding hybrid sensor histidine kinase/response regulator → MTPSERLLRQFRDLVTVRLERITRSLMELESGASAEAGRGVLRELHGLKGEARMMGFDDVNVLVHEMEELVRCTEPLRYALSPASTDALLTTADAVLVFSGTQAADEPPPAVERLVAWLQECVRSESVRLPPGSLAPAEGAPATPEAAGRVGAQGGPPSAVQTNPGASPGRLLTVPVAEGTRPHVPPPGRSAMPSLVSPQASGAAASSGAGARAASSAPSVQGANGLTAPRQPESRPDTAVRIGVESLDLLTSAVTNLTQVARRRELANARRLALARELSQLAREAEDLGPAGAALAARLGSAKEMAAVLHRESKLLSNAELRDLGMLVEEVQTLRMLPLSVLFEPYPRMVRDLSRALGKEVELVVDGEDTRADRAVVEALREPLMHLVRNALDHGLETRVDRVTADKKPRGCLTLRAAREGNRINLRVEDDGMGVDPVQLRKVAVRRGLFDESAANALSDAAARELIFLPGFTSRDVVTDLSGRGVGLDAVRTSIQALGGDVGVESAPGWGTIFELRVPVSLTVAPLLFIQVGTETLALSATHVSRALKVDSVDQCEVAGRPSLLVEGRVLPLAPLSSLLGLGPPRPAREGELALVVKSQSGAAALVVDRVLEERVQAILPLKGILGRFGHLTGATSLADGRLAMVLSAAFLTASAHQGNALPRPPPSVEPGPEARRRRILVVDDSPLTRELIANLLEAVGYDTVIASDGAEALEVLESHPVDLVVTDLEMPGVNGLELARRLKGHPVHSRLPVVILTTRGGEDDRRRGLAAGVDGYITKGDLVRQDLVDVVRRLLG